The following coding sequences are from one Neovison vison isolate M4711 chromosome X, ASM_NN_V1, whole genome shotgun sequence window:
- the NXF3 gene encoding LOW QUALITY PROTEIN: nuclear RNA export factor 3 (The sequence of the model RefSeq protein was modified relative to this genomic sequence to represent the inferred CDS: substituted 1 base at 1 genomic stop codon), whose product MSTRVRYAPYAVPPCHRRGNSQKQDQTQTNMEGEQKPPERRMEQEKQDETTGKWFKIIIPFGIKYDEKWLLDLIQGQCSVPFTPVEFHYERMQAQFFVEDASVAFALKNVNGKIWDEANERISIFIYPSDTPHSVQKELTSVKVEQTKLTMNKXYGGSQQSLNIQRVCFAPDLITHDIEMVPKPRHSMAASLKTHEKNMPEMRTQKELDEGKSLQPEEMTADRSTLCTAFPDKSTNISSILELFPKLLCLDSQESPSPTTIGIAAHKWLPTCRGSFFGSDALKRLILQFLQHYYLIYDSRDRQGLLGAYHEEACFSLAIPFSPEDPGPSSLCEYFKESRNMKKLKDPSLRVQLLKHTKCDVMRSLCVLPKTQHDLSSFVVDMWFQTERMLCFSVNGVFKEVEGMSQDSVRAFTRTFIATPISNYSLCIVNDDLFVRDASPKETQSTSSVPVPTPSCSSWPTLCQKQQEMGQTFSTQSGMNLQWSQK is encoded by the exons ATGAGCACCCGAGTGAGATA CGCTCCCTATGCTGTTCCACCATGTCATCGGAGAGGCAATTCTCAGAAACAAGACCAAACCCAGACTAACATGGAGGGAGAGCAAAAGCCtccagagaggagaatggagcaggagaagcaggatgAGACCACAGGGAAATGGTTCAAGATCATT ATCCCATTCGGCATCAAATATGATGAGAAGTGGCTGCTGGATCTGATTCAGGGACAATGCAGTGTCCCCTTCACCCCAGTTGAG TTTCACTATGAGAGAATGCAGGCCCAATTTTTTGTTGAGGATGCCAGCGTTGCCTTTGCACTGAAGAATGTCAATGGCAAGATCTGGGATGAGGCTAATGAAAGG ATCTCTATCTTTATCTACCCCTCTGACACACCCCACTCTGTGCAGAAGGAGCTGACGTCAGTAAAGGTGGAGCAGACAAAG CTGACCATGAACAAATGATATGGAGGCTCCCAGCAATCTCTTAACATCCAGAGAGTCTGCTTTGCCCCTG ACTTGATCACCCATGATATTGAAATGGTACCAAAGCCTAGACACAGCATGGCTGCCTCCCTGAAGACCCATGAGAAGAACATGCCTGAGATGAGGACTCAGA AGGAGCTGGACGAGGGCAAAAGTCTGCAGCCAGAAGAGATGACTGCCGACAGAAGCACCCTGTGCACCGCCTTCCCTGATAAATCAACCAACATAAG CTCCATCCTGGAATTGTTTCCCAAGTTATTATGCCTG gaCAGCCAGGAGTCACCTTCACCAACCACCATTGGTATTGCAGCCCACAAGTGGTTACCAACCTGCAGG GGAAGCTTCTTTGGATCTGATGCCCTGAAGCGTCTAATCCTTCAATTCCTGCAGCA TTACTACTTGATCTACGACTCCAGAGACCGTCAGGGTCTCCTCGGTGCCTACCAcgaagaggcctgcttctccctggccATTCCCTTCAGCCCCGAGGACCCAGGCCC AAGCAGCTTGTGCGAGTACTTCAAGGAAAGCAGGAATATGAAGAAGCTCAAGGACCCCT CCCTGCGTGTTCAGCTGCTGAAGCATACAAAATGTGACGTCATGCGCTCCCTCTGTGTGCTGCCCAAAACTCAGCATGACCTCAGCTCCTTCGTGGTGGACATGTGGTTCCAGACG GAGAGGATGCTCTGCTTCTCTGTCAACGGGGTGTTCAAGGAAG TGGAAGGCATGTCTCAGGATTCTGTTCGTGCCTTCACTCGGACCTTCATTGCTACTCCTATCAGCAATTACAG TCTATGCATCGTGAATGATGATCTGTTTGTGAGGGACGCCAGCCCCAAGGAGACCCAGAGCACATCCTCTGTCCCAGTGCCCACACCCTCCTGCAGCTCCTGGCCCACCCTTTGCCAGAAGCAGCAGGAAATGGGGCAGACTTTCTCCACCCAGTCTGGGATGAATCTCCAGTGGTCTCAGAAGTGA